CAAGCCAAAGCGAGGATGTGGTGGCAAGCCAATCTCCCTGAAGCTTCGGGATAACGACCGCCACGTCAATGTCACTGTCCTTGTGAGCCTCATTGCGACTGCAAGAACCATACAGGTACACCTTGGCATCGGAAAGCAACGGAAGTATTGCCTCCTTGTAGCTACGCACTTTTATCAAAGCAGACTCTCTATCCTTAATTTCAGTTCTTTGGTTTTGTCTATTAATACCCTGCAATATTCTGGCGTTAGTTTCTTGACCAGCTCGTCCTTGTAAGAAGGATACTTTGCCTCTATGTTCATTGGCATCAACACATAAAGCCGACGTACAGCCACCGACCGCCGTTGTACATGACTTCCGCCGTGTCAACGTCGTAATCCGCCAACTCTTTCCAATATGTAACTTTGTCAACTCCCATAGCGTTATTGCAATTTTTATTGGGCAAAGATAAGATTTTATTTGTAATCGCCAAATGTTTTCGAAAGAATATTCTGATAGTTGTCAAAAAAGACTGAAACTTGGTGACAGGTGACAGTGACAGTCCAAAATTCCGCAACTCCCCTCTGAGTGGAAAAAGGGTGAAAGAGAAAGTTTATATTTATATATAAATATAAAAATTTAACATTAACAATTCTTTACTTTTCTCTTCGTCCTCCAAGGCGAAGGGTGCGCAGAAGGGAGGGGTGCGGAAAATCGGACTGTCACTGTCACCGTCACCAAAGTTTCAAAGGTAAAAAGGTAAAAAGTAAAAAGGTAAAAGGAGCTTTCTTGCTTTATGAAGATGCCCTTACTTGGTAAAGATGCTCCTGCTTGATTCTTGCTTGATGAGAACTCTATGTTTCTTCCTCGACAAAACTATGTTTCTCTGCCCGAAAGTCGTGCCTCCCCTACCCTCAGCGACGCATTTCGGCGGAAGTGCTGAAAATCGTCCCTTATCACATGTCGAAATTTGGTGGTGTCGGAAAATTGTTGTACCTTTGCATCGTGATTCAGAGAAAGATGCATCGCTCTTATGGACACCATGCCGCTAAGGCTAAATTAACCACAAGGGGAGGCCTCCCCGATAAAGGAACACCCCACTAAGTAAACACTAAACATTAACCATTAAACACTTAAAATTATGGCAACTAACACTAAAGGAACTTTGAAGTACAGAAAGATTCAGCGCACCCCTCAGACTGGCGAGAACGCTGGCAAGAAGAAGTGGTACGCCACCGCAGTGACCGACCGGGAGATGTCGTTCGAGGACTTTGTAAGTCACATCTCCGACCACGGCTCCCCTTACTCCCGTGGCTGCATCCACGGCGTGCTGATGGATGCCCTCGACCACCTTCAGGAACTGGTACTCGACGGCAAGAGCGTCCGACTTGGAGAGCTCGGTCTCTTCTCCATGGGCATGACCTCAAAGGCGGAAAATACCCGCAATGATGTGACGGCACAGAGCATCCTGGGCGTACATCTCATCCTCAGAAACACCCGCTCCTGGAGCAACTCTGAGCTCAGCAAGAAATGCAAGTTGCAGGAGTATGGCACCTACGGCACTACCGAGGAGACCGACGGCGACCCTGATTCTCCATCTCAGGGCACAGGCAGTGATTCTCAGGGCACAGGCAGCACTACAGGTGGCGACTCTAAGGGCGATAACCCTTCAGGCGGTTCCCAGACTGGCACAGAAGGCTCTGATGGAGGCGGTTCTGATGGAGACTATGAACTTAAGTAGCGCCTGAACTCTCTTAACCCTAAAATATTAACCCTTTAAAACTTTTACCACTATGAAGAAAGAAACTTGGAAAACAATTCTGCAAATCGCGATCAGCGTACTCACTGCATTGGCCACCACGCTCGGTATCACGAGTTGCACGGCAATCTAACGTGAAAACGCAAAGGGATAGACAAAGAGAAAAAGCAGCAACCACACAGATGGTTTGCTGCTTTTTCTTTCCTCCTTACAATAAATTCTTGTATCTCAACCTACTTACCAAGGGAAATCATCAGGGTCGTTCTTCTCGTATGTACGTTGATTCTTGTTCAACCCACTAATCGTTTCCATGTCTTTTGGCGACAACTCAAAATCAAAGATTCTGACATTCTCGTCAGTGTAGTCATCATTGTCGCAACGAGGTATTGTAATGAGGCCTCGCTGCATATGCCAACGCAAGATGACCTGGGCTACAGAAGCAACAGACAACTGCTGAGTAAAAGATAAAGAACAGTTCTGAAAAATAACTGTATCTAAAAAGAGAGGACTCCGAAAAGTCCTCTCTTATTTTATCCTATCCTTCAATATCATTTATTCTATCACCCAATCCTCTATGCTTCGCTGGTCTTCCGAGAAGTTAACAGCCACTTTCACAACCTTCCGCCCATCATCGGCAAAAGCCTTGGCATAGTCCTTGCCGCTGATTTGCGCCATGGCAGCATTGGCAGACTTCTCATATTTCAACTCAAAGATAAAGATACTCTTATCCGTCTTGAGCACAAGGTCTATTCTTCCATCCGAAGTGGTATGCTCCACCTTCACATCTTCGCCAAGCATGGTAAAGATGGTGAACATCACGGCTTGATAATGACGCTCATTATTATTGATAATCGTATATGGGAACTTATCATAGAATGCCTTCAAGTGAGGCATAAAGGCTCCCATGTCGTCATTGATGAGCACATTCTTGGAATAAGCATACACGATGGCATCATATCTTTTCATGTCTTGCGCAGTATAATACCAGACGAGACTTTCCGAGAAACCTTGTCTTACTTCATAATTTGGGAAACAGAGATGATACAATTTACCATTTTTTTCGTATCCCTTAATAGTTAGATAGCCACTTTGGAAAAGGACAGGAATAGGATCAGTAAGCCTTTCCGTAGGTGTATCAAAACGTGATGCCTGTATCCACAGATCGTCCAGATTGAGCATGTCCAAATTCTTCTGCTGCATCAGTTCTATCAGGAACGTAGGCGTACCAGATGGTAAACCAATAGCTATTAAACTCCTTATCGTCCAAGGCATTGATAATGCTGTAAGGATTGAAGATATCCTCGCTATTGATACTGAAATGGTAGCCATCATAATGCTGCTTGAGTTGCTGCAAGGTCTCCTCATAAGTGAGTCCATTATGCTCAGCCATCTCCTCGATGCCCTCACGGAAATATTGAGTCAATTCACTCTTGGTTATACCACAACAGCTACTGTATTCATCTTTCAACGTGAGAATCTTGAGATTGTTCAACTCGCTAAAGATGCTGAGCTGACTAAACTTGGAGTCACCCCTCCAGAAGTTCCTGCCATGCTCTCCAAGCGGTCCCTCGGGGATCACGTGATGGGGAATCGATGAACATGAGATGAGCAGCCGTTGCTCACGAGGCGGGCAACAAGTGCCCAAACTAAGAACCCAAATTTGGCTGTAGTTTCCTATATTTAGTTGACTACATAGTTCCTTATTCCTATTGTAAGTTGACAATTATTTTCTCTATTCCTAATTCTACTTGTCAATCTTCTATCTTATTCCTAGTTAGTATTTACATACTTCATTCTAGTTCCTAATAGAAGTAGACAAAGGACCCACCCCTAGGGGTGGATCGCGGTTTTTACAATTTTGCTGCAAAATTAATCATTTTTCCTGAACTGACAAGGATTTTATGTACTTTTCCCTATAACTTGTCCAATTTTTCTTTAAACTTCCCTTTTGTTTCGCAGCTTCCTTTGGTGTTAGCATCCCGATACTTCCATGAGGGCGTAACTCATTGTAAAAGTGTACTGCCCTTTCTAAAGCCTCTTCTACTTCCTGTAAAGAAGTAAAAGAAAGCCCCATGAATAACTCGTTCTTCAACGTGTTATTGACACGCTCTGCTACAGCATTATCCTTCGGATTGCCACATTCTGTCATGCTAGGTATGATACCGTATTCCCTTAGTAATTTGATGTATTCGTTACTAGCATATTGTACACCTCTATCGGAATGATGGATTGGTGTAATAATATCCTTATAACTTTCCATGCGCATTAAGGCCATGTTTAGGGCTTTCAAAGGGAACCTGGTGGAGAGTGACTCACCGACAGAATAGCCAATGATTTCTTTTGTGTAATAATCCGTAATCAAAGAAATGTAGCAGAAATGATAAGTGCCTTGTTCGGCATCATCCCAAATCTTCTGATATGTAATGTCGCTCACCCAAACTTCATTGGGTGATGATGGTATCAGTTCTTTTATCTTGTTGGGGTATGTGGGTAACCCATGACGAGAGTCCGTTGTACGAGGTTTTCGGTTGGAAGAACGCACTCCCAACTTGTACCTTGATATTATATCCTCGAAACGGCAATGTCCCATGGCGTTCTCTTCTCCAAACTCCTTGCAATACATCAGCCAGAGTTTACGACCGCCGATACCTGGATCTTGCTTTCTAATAGACTTAACATACTCTATTACAAACGATTCCTCTGCCAAGGCTGCAAGCATATTGTCTTCGTGCTGATAATACGCTTGACGAGTAAACCCAAACAGTTTACAGAGGCCAGAAACACTATAGTTTTTGTCCTCTGCACGAAGTTCCTTTACTGTTTGGGTCCAGATTTTTTTCGCACAGGAATCTTATAAAGACGCTCTGCAATATCAATCATCTTGTTATAGGCGGCAGCTGCCATCTTTGCCTCATGGAGTTCTTGCTCCATAGCTGCCAAGCGTTTCTTCAATTCAATGTTCTCCTGCGAGAGATTTTCTGGTGTTGCATTTTGCTTCATTTCTTCTACGATTTGTGGATTATTGGTTGCAAAGTTACCAAGAATTCTGTAAACTGAAGTACTGCTAATTGACATTTTTGCCATAATTTCTCTAACTGGTACATGATACTGATAATAACTGCGAGCTATGCTCAACGCTAAATCCATTTTGTCTTTGTCCATATTTGTTATTTTTAAGTTGATTTATACTGTGTCAACTTTTTCTAGGACAAGACAGGCAACACAATAATGATTGCCAAAATCAATCATCAACAAGAATAACCTTTAACCAGATATTCCATCATAAATAAATGAGACTTCCCAGCATCAGAACCGAGAAGTCTCATTCTTTTTATCTTATTATCTATCAAGTCTTTAAGCCGATATTTTCAACAGAAAATGAGACTATGAGACTTTTCTACATAAACTTTTCACGTAAGCGAAAACTATTGTCCCTTTCAACAGAAATGCTTATCCCTTAGATTGCATAAAGGAAGGTGCGGATGAACCAGTAGCAAACGATACCTGCGATGTAACCTACGAAAGCAATCCAGGAGATGTGCTTCATATACCAGCCGAAAGTAATCTTCTCCAAGCCCATTACTACCACACCAGCAGCACTACCGATAATCAGCATAGAACCACCTACACCGGCACAGTAGGCCAGCAACTGCCAGAAGACACCATCCACAGCCATATCGCCAGCGGCAGCCACAGGATACATTCCCATACATCCAGCCACCAGAGGCACATTGTCCACGATACTTGAAAGCACACCGATGATACCAGTTACGAGGTAATGGTTGCCATCGAATACGACGTTCAAGCCCTGACCCAAAACAGTCAACACACCAATCTCAGCCAAGCAAGATACTGCCATCAGGATACCGAGGAAGAAAAGGATGGTACTCATATCTACACGAGAAAGCAACTTGGTTACTCGCTTCTGAGTTCCTTCTGCATCCTGTCCGCGATGCAAACCGCGATAGAAAATTTCGGTAGCAGTCCAGAGAACACCCAATACCAGGAGGATTCCTACGAATGGAGGCAGGTGGGTGATACTTTTGAAGATAGGCACGAAGATCAGACCGCCTACTCCCAACCAGAACACAGCCTTGCGCTGACCTTCGGTGAAATCGCTGACCGCAGCATTCTGCTGGGCAGAAACCTCAGGCATCACGAGTTCGCCCTTCAACATAGTCTGAAGGATGAGAGCAGGAATCACCATAGAAACCACAGATGGGATGAAGATCTCTGCGATAACACCGGCTGCAGTAATCAATCCCTTGTTCCAGAGCATGATGGTGGTAACGTCGCCGATTGGTGAGAAAGCACCACCCGAGTTAGCTGCGATGATGACGAGGGATGCATAAACCATGCGGTCCTTGTGATCGGTGACGAGCTTGCGGAGAATCATGATCATCACGATACTGGTAGTCAGGTTGTCGAGGATGGCAGAGAGGAAGAAAGTGAGAATAGCAATACGCCAGAGGAGCCCACGCTTAGACTTGGTTTTCATCACCTTGCGAACCCAGTTGAAACCGCCATTCTGGTCTACGATTTCCACGATGGTCATCGCACCCATCAGGAAGAAAAGTGTAGTAGCGGTATCGCCCAGATGCTCCTGGATGATTCCGGTCACCTTCTCTACCATACCTGCAGCGCCGCCTGTATAATCAGGGTGCATCAACTGGAGATACTGCATCGGATCCACCATGTAGAGGGTCCAACAACCTACCAACATCAACAGGGCAATCGCTGCTTTGTTTACCTTTGTCAAACTTTCGGTAGCTATGAGTGCATAGCCGAGCACGAAAACGACAATAATAGAAATTGTAAGTGTAGCCATTACTTTTTATTTATTATTAGATATTCTTTTCCTTTAGATATGATTTGGTACTCACAATTGCCAAACGGCTGCAAAGGTACAAAAAGAAAAGCAATAACCACCCTTTTCTGTATTATAATTATATAAAATCGTTTACTTAATTACGGTTTTAATCTCATAATAACCGATTTCGACCTATGAGGTTGAGGCATTTCATAAATTTACACATGCTTGTTGAATTCGGGGAAACTGAAAATGGCATCAGTATAACTAGTAAAAAATTAATTAGTAATAAAGTTCTTACTAATATATCTCTTACCTAAAAGATTATTACTATCTTAACATTACGCAACTTTGATGGTATTCGCAACGACTCACCCACAAAAACGAAGTTAGCTTCATCAGGCATCGAAAGTAGTTTCGGTGCCTGATGAAACTACTTTCGATGGACGATGAAGCTAATATACTTACGTTTAACAGCTGAATAACCCATTTGTTATCTACGGATATAAGGGAACAGAATACTTCTGCGACCGCAAGAAAGAGACGGATCTCATCATGAAGGCTTTGCAGAATGAGCGCAACATTGTTCTCATCTCTTCCCTCATCAACGCCAAATTCTCTGAAACAGTTTACTTAATTACGGTTTTAACCTAATAATAACAGATTTTCTTTGCGCATCTAACTGATTATTCTTACTTTTGCACATCATTAAGTAGTTTTTTAAAGCATCATCAATATGAAACATCATCATTATTATATGAAATATCTGTTTGTGCTTCTCCTCTTCCTTCCTACCAGTCTCATGGCACAGAACAAGGAAGAGAAGATGCCTGGACATATTACCAAAATACAGAAACTGGAGGATGTGAACGTAACAGGGCACCGTCCTCACTTCATCAGACTCAAGGGATATTATCGCAGTTACCAGACCAACGACTCTGTAATGAAATACTTCAACGACGGCATCGTGGAGTATTACATCAACCTGAAGAATGGAAAGACGGATCTCAATGCCTATTCCAAAAGAAATCTTCACAACAGCCGACTCGTTTCCGAAGACAAAAAGCGAGCATTCATGGTTAGTGACGAAGGAACCTTCCGACCTTGGCCGGAAGAGAAGACACTTATTGAGCAATATCGAAAGAAATATCAGCTGAAAGATTCACTGGGCTCTCAACTCGTCCTGCTCAATCAGCAGACAATAGGCAGTATTCAAACGGACAGCAGCCGGAATATCTGTCAGATAGAAATCAACCAGCTTCCTACCTACAAGAATCTGACGCACCAGCTTTTCGGTTATACCCAGACAGATATCTACGACCATGTGGTGGAAACCTATCAGATAAGTCCTGAAGATTACTATTCCTTCAAGGACCTGCTCTTCCAGAAATCAGACAACAGCTATCTTTTCTCTCATAAGAAAGACAAGCAGCAGCAACTCATCCATGTGATTACCGAGCTATATATCACGGAAAAGGAGTATGTAGAAAAGAAGCAATCCATCAAACCGGATTCTTCTACTCCCAAAGAATCAGCTGCCGCCATTACCGATTTCTGCATCAGAAACAAGATACCTTCCTTGCCTGAAGCAACAGAGCAGGAGATGCAGCAGTTGACTCCCTATAATCCTGCAAACATGAAAGAGATAAAGGAGTAAGGGGGCTAAAAATATTGCCTGATGAAATCGCTTACTTACGGATTTCTTCCAAAACCCGTTCTATTTTGCGTATCCAGTGCTCATCGATTTCCACTTTTTCGGCATAAGACTTGAAGTTCATCACCACGTCTTCCACTTCTTCTATGATACTAGAAGCATTTCTGATATCCTGTCTTTGTGCAAAAAGCATCAAATCCTGCTTCGTTATATTCTTTCGCTTGCCAAGAACCGTAAGTTCAT
This is a stretch of genomic DNA from Segatella hominis. It encodes these proteins:
- a CDS encoding IS3 family transposase, which encodes MWTQTVKELRAEDKNYSVSGLCKLFGFTRQAYYQHEDNMLAALAEESFVIEYVKSIRKQDPGIGGRKLWLMYCKEFGEENAMGHCRFEDIISRYKLGVRSSNRKPRTTDSRHGLPTYPNKIKELIPSSPNEVWVSDITYQKIWDDAEQGTYHFCYISLITDYYTKEIIGYSVGESLSTRFPLKALNMALMRMESYKDIITPIHHSDRGVQYASNEYIKLLREYGIIPSMTECGNPKDNAVAERVNNTLKNELFMGLSFTSLQEVEEALERAVHFYNELRPHGSIGMLTPKEAAKQKGSLKKNWTSYREKYIKSLSVQEK
- a CDS encoding HU family DNA-binding protein is translated as MATNTKGTLKYRKIQRTPQTGENAGKKKWYATAVTDREMSFEDFVSHISDHGSPYSRGCIHGVLMDALDHLQELVLDGKSVRLGELGLFSMGMTSKAENTRNDVTAQSILGVHLILRNTRSWSNSELSKKCKLQEYGTYGTTEETDGDPDSPSQGTGSDSQGTGSTTGGDSKGDNPSGGSQTGTEGSDGGGSDGDYELK
- a CDS encoding smalltalk protein; this translates as MKKETWKTILQIAISVLTALATTLGITSCTAI
- a CDS encoding PD-(D/E)XK nuclease domain-containing protein, translating into MQQKNLDMLNLDDLWIQASRFDTPTERLTDPIPVLFQSGYLTIKGYEKNGKLYHLCFPNYEVRQGFSESLVWYYTAQDMKRYDAIVYAYSKNVLINDDMGAFMPHLKAFYDKFPYTIINNNERHYQAVMFTIFTMLGEDVKVEHTTSDGRIDLVLKTDKSIFIFELKYEKSANAAMAQISGKDYAKAFADDGRKVVKVAVNFSEDQRSIEDWVIE
- a CDS encoding nucleotidyltransferase domain-containing protein, whose product is MRSYKEAILPLLSDAKVYLYGSCSRNEAHKDSDIDVAVVIPKLQGDWLATTSSLWLATLGVDTSIEPVVIDESHPSPLYEDVMRSGIAV
- the nhaD gene encoding sodium:proton antiporter NhaD, with amino-acid sequence MATLTISIIVVFVLGYALIATESLTKVNKAAIALLMLVGCWTLYMVDPMQYLQLMHPDYTGGAAGMVEKVTGIIQEHLGDTATTLFFLMGAMTIVEIVDQNGGFNWVRKVMKTKSKRGLLWRIAILTFFLSAILDNLTTSIVMIMILRKLVTDHKDRMVYASLVIIAANSGGAFSPIGDVTTIMLWNKGLITAAGVIAEIFIPSVVSMVIPALILQTMLKGELVMPEVSAQQNAAVSDFTEGQRKAVFWLGVGGLIFVPIFKSITHLPPFVGILLVLGVLWTATEIFYRGLHRGQDAEGTQKRVTKLLSRVDMSTILFFLGILMAVSCLAEIGVLTVLGQGLNVVFDGNHYLVTGIIGVLSSIVDNVPLVAGCMGMYPVAAAGDMAVDGVFWQLLAYCAGVGGSMLIIGSAAGVVVMGLEKITFGWYMKHISWIAFVGYIAGIVCYWFIRTFLYAI
- a CDS encoding AAA family ATPase, coding for MNNLKILTLKDEYSSCCGITKSELTQYFREGIEEMAEHNGLTYEETLQQLKQHYDGYHFSINSEDIFNPYSIINALDDKEFNSYWFTIWYAYVPDRTDAAEEFGHAQSGRSVDTGITF